Proteins from a single region of Amycolatopsis sp. CA-230715:
- a CDS encoding CPBP family intramembrane glutamic endopeptidase has product MTTSRPKEPIAGIGDGQPDPPPARWGFGAFLLVEAVLLASAAFVSVLIAPPAGGPLPVRDVLIGTIAPTVIAAATAVLITYLRGNGPFTDLNLSWHWPDVKAGLKFGLLGLVFTTVGAFVWTQVVGENNATSAISALVENRPMSLAAAVIMFLYVWLLGPICEELIYRGLLWKAVERLQWGNERYGRLAAFLISTAVFAVSHLEPLRTTLLLVIAIPIGLARLSTGRLLSSVVAHQMNNFLPALAILLTTLNVMKF; this is encoded by the coding sequence GTGACCACATCACGGCCAAAGGAGCCGATCGCCGGGATCGGCGACGGCCAGCCGGATCCGCCGCCCGCCCGCTGGGGGTTCGGCGCGTTCCTGCTCGTCGAGGCGGTTCTGCTGGCGTCGGCGGCCTTCGTGAGCGTGCTGATCGCGCCACCGGCCGGTGGCCCGCTTCCGGTGCGCGACGTGCTGATCGGCACCATCGCGCCGACCGTCATCGCCGCGGCGACCGCCGTGCTCATCACCTACCTGCGCGGGAACGGGCCGTTCACCGACCTGAACCTGTCCTGGCACTGGCCCGACGTCAAGGCCGGCTTGAAGTTCGGCCTGCTCGGCCTCGTTTTCACCACCGTCGGCGCGTTCGTCTGGACCCAGGTCGTCGGCGAGAACAACGCCACGTCGGCGATCAGCGCGCTGGTCGAGAACCGGCCGATGTCGCTGGCCGCCGCCGTGATCATGTTCCTCTACGTGTGGCTGCTCGGGCCGATCTGCGAAGAGCTGATCTACCGCGGCCTGCTGTGGAAGGCCGTCGAACGGCTCCAGTGGGGCAACGAGCGCTACGGGCGGCTCGCCGCGTTCCTGATCTCGACCGCCGTTTTCGCGGTCAGCCACCTCGAACCGCTGCGGACCACGCTGCTGCTGGTCATCGCGATCCCGATCGGGCTCGCGCGGTTGTCCACCGGGCGGCTGCTGAGCAGCGTCGTCGCCCACCAGATGAACAACTTCCTTCCCGCGCTCGCCATCCTCCTCACCACGCTGAACGTGATGAAGTTCTGA
- a CDS encoding RNA-binding protein, giving the protein MSFLADSLEHLVRGIVDNPDDVRVDLITTRRGRTLEVHVHPDDLGKVIGRGGRTATALRTVMGGIGGRGVRVDVVDTDR; this is encoded by the coding sequence GTGAGCTTCCTTGCCGACTCTCTCGAGCACCTGGTTCGCGGGATCGTCGACAACCCGGACGACGTCCGCGTCGACCTGATCACGACCCGCCGCGGCCGCACCCTCGAGGTGCACGTGCACCCGGACGATCTCGGCAAGGTGATCGGCCGCGGTGGCCGCACCGCCACCGCACTGCGCACCGTCATGGGCGGTATCGGTGGCCGCGGCGTCCGGGTGGACGTCGTCGACACCGACCGCTGA
- the rpsP gene encoding 30S ribosomal protein S16, producing MAVKIKLQRLGKIRAPYYRIIVADARTRRDGKAIETIGKYHPKEEPSLIEVDSDRAQHWLKVGALPTEPVQRILEITGDWQKFKGLPGAEGTLKVAEPKPSKQDLFNAALAAAGEEPSTEATTPKKKSAKKADTEKADSSAAKADEGEKAEA from the coding sequence GTGGCCGTCAAGATCAAGCTGCAGCGTCTCGGCAAGATCCGTGCGCCGTACTACCGCATCATCGTCGCCGACGCGCGTACCCGCAGGGACGGCAAGGCCATCGAGACGATCGGCAAGTACCACCCCAAGGAAGAGCCGAGCCTGATCGAGGTCGACTCCGACCGCGCCCAGCACTGGCTCAAGGTCGGCGCCCTGCCCACCGAGCCCGTCCAGCGGATCCTCGAGATCACCGGTGACTGGCAGAAGTTCAAGGGCCTGCCGGGCGCCGAAGGCACCCTGAAGGTCGCCGAGCCGAAGCCGTCCAAGCAGGACCTGTTCAACGCCGCGCTGGCCGCCGCGGGCGAGGAGCCCTCGACCGAGGCCACCACGCCGAAGAAGAAGTCCGCCAAGAAGGCCGACACCGAGAAGGCTGACTCTTCAGCGGCCAAGGCTGACGAGGGCGAGAAGGCCGAAGCGTGA
- a CDS encoding amidohydrolase family protein: MDLHLRGVVLPGGDERDVWVSGGTIVAEPVPGASEVDGGFLVPGLVDAHCHPGIGVHGPTTLEEAVEQAETDRDAGTLLIRDCGVPIDNRPLQRRADLPRIIRAGRHLALTKRYIPGLGIELDEPSQLPAAVAEQAADGDGWVKLVGDWIDRGIGDLAPLWPDDVLAEAIAVAHDAGARVTAHVFGEDALPGLIDAGIDCLEHGTGLSADQIDDLARRRVALVPTLINIENFPGIADSAKKYPTYAAHMRALHARVGETVSNAIEAGVPVYAGSDAGGMVEHGRLVDEIDALRGAGMSAEQALGAASWDARDWLGAAGIEPGESADFLVYHQDPRLHPEVLRSPAHIVLRGRLVR, from the coding sequence ATGGACCTGCACCTGCGCGGGGTCGTGCTGCCCGGCGGGGACGAGCGCGACGTCTGGGTCAGCGGCGGGACCATCGTCGCGGAGCCGGTGCCAGGAGCGTCCGAAGTGGACGGTGGATTCCTGGTGCCGGGCCTCGTCGACGCGCACTGCCATCCCGGGATCGGCGTGCACGGCCCGACCACGCTCGAAGAGGCCGTCGAACAGGCGGAAACCGATCGCGACGCGGGCACGCTGCTGATCCGCGACTGCGGCGTGCCGATCGACAACCGGCCGCTGCAGCGGCGCGCGGACCTGCCGAGGATCATCCGCGCGGGCAGGCACCTCGCGCTGACGAAGCGGTACATCCCCGGCCTCGGCATCGAACTGGACGAGCCGTCGCAACTGCCAGCCGCCGTGGCCGAGCAGGCGGCCGACGGCGACGGCTGGGTCAAGCTCGTCGGCGACTGGATCGACCGCGGCATCGGCGATCTCGCGCCGTTGTGGCCGGACGACGTGCTGGCCGAGGCGATCGCCGTCGCGCACGACGCGGGCGCGCGGGTGACCGCGCACGTGTTCGGCGAGGACGCGCTCCCCGGCCTCATCGACGCCGGGATCGACTGCCTCGAACACGGCACCGGCCTGTCCGCGGACCAGATCGACGACCTCGCCCGCCGCCGCGTCGCGCTCGTGCCGACGCTGATCAACATCGAGAACTTCCCCGGTATCGCGGACAGCGCGAAGAAGTACCCGACGTACGCGGCGCACATGCGGGCACTGCACGCCCGAGTCGGCGAAACGGTCTCGAACGCCATCGAGGCGGGAGTCCCGGTGTACGCGGGCAGCGACGCGGGCGGCATGGTCGAGCACGGCAGGCTCGTCGACGAGATCGACGCGTTGCGTGGCGCGGGGATGAGCGCCGAGCAGGCACTCGGCGCGGCTTCGTGGGACGCGCGGGACTGGCTCGGCGCCGCCGGGATCGAGCCGGGCGAGTCCGCGGACTTCCTTGTGTACCACCAAGATCCGCGCCTGCACCCCGAGGTGCTCCGCTCACCGGCACATATCGTGCTGCGCGGGCGGCTCGTCCGCTGA
- the ffh gene encoding signal recognition particle protein, with protein sequence MFDTLSDRLTSVLQNLRGKGKLSDADIDATAREIRIALLEADVALPVVRAFIGRVKERAKGAEVSAALNPAQQVIKIVNEELIAILGGETRRLNLAKNPPTVIMLAGLQGAGKTTLAGKLAMWLKKQGHAPMLIACDLQRPNAVTQLQVVGERAGVVTFAPEPGNGVGDPVDVARRGIEEARRAQHDVVVVDTAGRLGVDEELMKQAADIRDAVQPEETLFVVDAMIGQDAVTTAEAFRDGVGFTGVVLTKLDGDARGGAALSVREVTGQPILFASNGEKLEDFDVFHPDRMASRILGMGDMLSLIEQAEQAFDQEQAEQAAQKLTSGQLTLEDFLEQMLAVRKMGPIGNLLGMLPGAGQMKDQIAAVDDKQLDRLQAIIRGMTPAERADPKLINGSRRLRIANGSGVAVREVNDLVNRFFEARKMMSQMAGRFGFGGGGGGSKSRKGKKGKKGKGRGPTPPKVRGGMPGGMPMLPPGGMPGGGGGMPDLSQLGGGLNDVPGFDPSKFKLPPKKNK encoded by the coding sequence GTGTTCGACACCCTCTCCGATCGGCTCACGTCCGTCCTGCAGAACCTGCGGGGTAAGGGCAAGCTGTCCGACGCCGACATCGACGCCACCGCGCGCGAGATCCGCATCGCGCTGCTGGAGGCGGACGTGGCGCTGCCCGTGGTCCGCGCCTTCATCGGACGGGTCAAGGAGCGCGCCAAGGGCGCCGAGGTCTCCGCGGCCCTCAACCCGGCGCAACAGGTCATCAAGATCGTCAACGAGGAGCTCATCGCGATCCTCGGCGGCGAGACCCGCAGGCTGAACCTCGCGAAGAACCCGCCGACCGTGATCATGCTCGCCGGTCTGCAGGGTGCCGGTAAGACCACCCTCGCGGGCAAGCTCGCGATGTGGCTCAAGAAGCAGGGCCACGCGCCGATGCTGATCGCCTGCGACCTCCAGCGCCCGAACGCGGTCACCCAGTTGCAGGTCGTCGGCGAGCGCGCGGGCGTGGTCACCTTCGCGCCCGAACCGGGTAACGGCGTCGGCGACCCGGTCGACGTCGCGCGCCGTGGTATCGAAGAGGCCCGCCGCGCCCAGCACGACGTGGTCGTCGTCGACACCGCGGGCCGTCTCGGCGTCGACGAAGAGCTGATGAAGCAGGCCGCGGACATCCGCGACGCCGTGCAGCCGGAAGAGACCCTTTTCGTCGTCGACGCGATGATCGGTCAGGACGCGGTGACCACCGCGGAGGCCTTCCGCGACGGCGTCGGCTTCACCGGCGTGGTGCTGACCAAGCTCGACGGCGACGCCCGCGGTGGTGCCGCGCTGTCCGTCCGCGAGGTCACCGGCCAGCCGATCCTGTTCGCCTCCAACGGCGAGAAGCTCGAAGACTTCGACGTCTTCCACCCCGACCGGATGGCCAGCCGCATCCTCGGCATGGGCGACATGCTGAGCCTGATCGAGCAGGCCGAGCAGGCCTTCGACCAGGAACAGGCGGAGCAGGCCGCGCAGAAGCTCACCAGCGGGCAGCTCACCCTGGAGGACTTCCTCGAGCAGATGCTCGCGGTGCGCAAGATGGGCCCGATCGGCAACCTGCTCGGCATGCTGCCCGGCGCGGGCCAGATGAAGGACCAGATCGCCGCCGTCGACGACAAGCAGCTCGACCGGCTGCAGGCGATCATCCGCGGCATGACCCCGGCCGAGCGCGCCGACCCGAAGCTCATCAACGGGTCGCGGCGGCTGCGCATCGCCAACGGCTCCGGCGTCGCCGTCCGCGAGGTCAACGACCTGGTAAACCGCTTCTTCGAAGCGCGCAAGATGATGTCGCAGATGGCGGGCCGCTTCGGGTTCGGCGGCGGTGGCGGTGGCAGCAAGAGCCGCAAGGGCAAGAAGGGGAAGAAGGGCAAGGGGCGCGGCCCCACGCCCCCCAAGGTGCGCGGCGGGATGCCGGGCGGCATGCCGATGCTGCCCCCCGGTGGCATGCCGGGCGGTGGCGGCGGGATGCCGGACCTGTCCCAGCTCGGCGGCGGGCTCAACGACGTCCCCGGCTTCGACCCGTCGAAGTTCAAGCTGCCGCCGAAGAAGAACAAGTAG
- the trmD gene encoding tRNA (guanosine(37)-N1)-methyltransferase TrmD translates to MRIDVVTIFPEYLDPLRAALLGRAIDRGLIEVGVHDLRNWTHDVHRAVDDAPYGGGPGMVMKPQIWGPALDDVCGERTRLVVPTPAGKPFTQAMAREYAAEEHLVFACGRYEGIDQRVIDDAARRMPVDEVSIGDYVLVGGEAAVLVVVEAVVRLLPGVLGNPVSAEQDSFSDGLLEGPSYTRPEVWRELAVPEVLRSGNHALIDRWRRDRALERTAERRPDLLDALPEGSLDKADEALLAALRERS, encoded by the coding sequence GTGCGGATCGACGTCGTCACGATCTTCCCCGAGTACCTCGACCCGCTGCGCGCGGCGCTGCTCGGGCGCGCCATCGACCGCGGCCTGATCGAGGTCGGTGTGCACGATCTCCGGAACTGGACGCACGACGTGCACCGGGCCGTCGACGACGCGCCCTACGGCGGCGGGCCGGGCATGGTGATGAAACCCCAGATCTGGGGCCCGGCACTCGACGACGTCTGCGGCGAGCGCACGCGGCTCGTGGTCCCCACCCCGGCCGGGAAGCCGTTCACCCAGGCCATGGCGCGCGAGTACGCCGCCGAGGAGCACCTGGTGTTCGCCTGCGGCCGCTACGAGGGCATCGACCAGCGCGTGATCGACGACGCCGCGCGCCGGATGCCCGTCGACGAGGTCTCCATCGGCGACTACGTGCTCGTCGGCGGGGAGGCCGCCGTGCTGGTCGTGGTGGAGGCCGTCGTGCGGCTGCTGCCCGGCGTGCTCGGCAACCCGGTGTCCGCCGAGCAGGACTCGTTCTCCGACGGCCTGCTCGAAGGCCCCAGCTACACCCGCCCCGAGGTGTGGCGGGAGCTCGCCGTGCCCGAGGTCCTGCGTTCGGGCAACCACGCGCTGATCGACCGCTGGCGCCGGGACAGAGCGCTGGAACGCACCGCCGAGCGCAGGCCGGACCTGCTCGACGCGCTGCCCGAAGGTAGCCTGGACAAGGCGGACGAGGCCTTGCTGGCCGCGCTGCGCGAGCGGTCCTGA
- a CDS encoding CPBP family intramembrane glutamic endopeptidase, with protein sequence MDEGREPPARAGLVLGAHWGFLAFFGGLGAYYLVTILLALLMPGEFGGFDPTDLPDGGPLVLLAFLPTLVLGLGPAIGSWLWGRGLRAEFGLLPTLRDLKVGLVCGVAALVAGYLASLVLLSFDGDGRGQDDPVTELGDGSALGWRILAAVIVVFAAPLGEELLIRGALWNALARYRVPEWTLVVLTAVVFAQLHGEPDRTVVLVVQGVAIGVARSITGRCGASLVAHAANNLPPAVLLFVGG encoded by the coding sequence GTGGACGAGGGGCGGGAACCTCCGGCTCGTGCGGGCCTCGTACTCGGCGCGCACTGGGGATTCCTCGCGTTCTTCGGCGGTCTCGGCGCCTACTACCTCGTCACGATCCTGCTCGCGCTCCTGATGCCGGGCGAGTTCGGCGGGTTCGATCCGACCGATCTCCCCGACGGGGGCCCGCTCGTCCTGCTCGCGTTCCTGCCCACCCTCGTGCTCGGCCTCGGGCCCGCGATCGGGTCCTGGCTGTGGGGCCGCGGCCTCCGCGCCGAATTCGGCCTGCTGCCCACCCTGCGCGATCTCAAGGTCGGGCTCGTCTGCGGCGTGGCCGCGCTCGTCGCCGGATACCTCGCGAGCCTCGTGCTGCTGTCCTTCGACGGCGACGGCAGGGGCCAGGACGACCCGGTCACCGAACTCGGCGACGGCAGCGCGCTCGGCTGGCGGATCCTCGCGGCGGTGATCGTCGTCTTCGCCGCTCCGCTCGGCGAGGAACTGCTCATCCGCGGCGCGCTGTGGAACGCGCTCGCGCGCTACCGCGTCCCGGAGTGGACGCTGGTGGTGCTCACCGCGGTGGTGTTCGCGCAGCTCCACGGCGAGCCGGACCGCACGGTCGTGCTGGTGGTGCAGGGTGTCGCGATCGGCGTGGCGCGCTCGATCACCGGGCGGTGCGGCGCGAGCCTCGTCGCGCACGCGGCGAACAACCTGCCGCCCGCGGTGTTGCTGTTCGTCGGCGGCTGA
- the rimM gene encoding ribosome maturation factor RimM (Essential for efficient processing of 16S rRNA), with protein MEVVVGRVAKAHGITGELAVDVRTDSPEQRFAVGAAVTTRLRDGSTRELTVAAARQHSGRLLVRFEQVLTRDVAETLRGALLLADTGDLPPTDDPDEFYDHQLEGLRAELEDGTVVGKVLEVVHSPGGELLSLDRDGEAVLVPFVRAIVPVVDIDGGKVVLDPPEGLLDGKYE; from the coding sequence ATGGAGGTCGTGGTCGGACGCGTCGCCAAGGCGCACGGCATCACCGGCGAACTCGCCGTCGACGTGCGCACCGACTCGCCGGAGCAGCGCTTCGCGGTCGGCGCGGCGGTGACGACCAGGCTCCGCGACGGCAGCACGCGCGAACTCACCGTGGCAGCCGCCCGCCAGCACAGCGGGCGGCTGCTCGTGCGTTTCGAGCAGGTTCTCACCAGGGACGTCGCCGAGACGCTCCGCGGCGCGCTGCTGCTCGCCGACACCGGCGACCTGCCGCCGACGGACGATCCCGACGAGTTCTACGACCACCAGCTCGAAGGCCTGCGCGCCGAGCTGGAAGACGGCACGGTCGTCGGCAAGGTGCTCGAGGTGGTGCACTCGCCCGGCGGCGAGCTGCTTTCGCTCGACCGCGACGGGGAAGCGGTGCTCGTGCCGTTCGTGCGCGCGATCGTCCCGGTGGTCGACATCGACGGGGGCAAGGTCGTGCTCGACCCGCCCGAAGGACTGCTCGACGGGAAGTACGAATGA